GGCTTCCGGGGCGCATCGCCGCCACGCGCTTCCGGTGTGCCACGCACCACGATGCGCCAGATGAGAAGGAAGACGCCCGCCGTGAGGAGCGCATGTATCCACCCCGGGGCGTCGGTGGTGAACGTCGCGAAGGCCCAGACGGCGAGCATGGCGATGGCGGCGATGATGCCGAGGTCCATGGTGAATTGACCGGTCAGAGGGCGCCCGGTACATTCCGGGCAGGAAGTACGAACACGGGACGGAGAGACAGACTTTTTGAGCCGATAAGCTCATCGAGGGGGTTCAACAAACGAGTCGACGTCATGCCCCAGTGCGGGGAAGGCGGCAAGCGCGGTGCGAATCTTATACCTATCGCTTGGGCTTCAAAAAAACCTCTTCGTTCCGACCTGGCGGGGCTCCATCGATCTCGATGGGGCCCCGTCTCGTTCCGGGGCCAGTTCCTGGGGCGAGGTGGCGGGAACAACGCGACGGGCGGCGGGCTTGTACAGGGGTGCGGGGCGTCCGACCGCGCCTCGCCGCCATGGATCCGTTGGCACGACCGCAACGCCCCTCCATTCGTCGGGAGAACCTACGGGGGCGCGTGGGTGCGCTCAAGCAGCGTCCCCCTCCACCGGAAGCCACCGCATGCCGATCGTCACGGTGACCCGGCGCCTGCGATTCAACGCGGCGCACCGGGTGCACAACCCTGCGCTGAGCGATGCCGAGAACGCGGCGCTGTTCGGCAAGTGCAACAACCCGAACTGGCACGGGCACAACTATGCCCTCGAGGTGTCGGTGGAAGGGGAGGTGGACCCCAGGACGGGGTACGTGGTCGACCTCGGGGCCCTGCGGGACCTCGTGGAGCGCGAGGTGGTCGGGAAGCTGGACCACCGGAACCTGAACCTCGACGTGGACTTCCTGCAGGGGGTGAACCCCACGTCGGAGAACCTCGTCGTCGCCATCTGGCGCGTGTTGCAGCCGCACGTGCGCCCTGGGCGCCTAACGAACCTGCGGCTCTGGGAGACCGAGAACAACCATGTCGACTACGACGGGCGCTGAGGCCGCCCCGGCGCGCGCGCGCGCGACCCAGCCGCTGGTGGTGCGGGCCGACCAGCTTGCCGGCGACGACGAGGCGCCGTCCGCGGACGCGCGCGGGCTCGAGTACGAGAACCTCGTGCGCCGGCAGCTGGAGCTGCTGGGCGAGGACCCGGGGCGGGAGGGGTTGGCGCGGACGCCGGTGCGGGTGGCGAAGGCGATGGCGTTCCTGACGCGGGGGTACACGCAGCGGGTGGCGGAC
The genomic region above belongs to Gemmatimonadetes bacterium SCN 70-22 and contains:
- a CDS encoding 6-pyruvoyl tetrahydrobiopterin synthase, yielding MPIVTVTRRLRFNAAHRVHNPALSDAENAALFGKCNNPNWHGHNYALEVSVEGEVDPRTGYVVDLGALRDLVEREVVGKLDHRNLNLDVDFLQGVNPTSENLVVAIWRVLQPHVRPGRLTNLRLWETENNHVDYDGR